A genomic region of Phenylobacterium parvum contains the following coding sequences:
- the rseP gene encoding RIP metalloprotease RseP: MGVITDFIWHLAPFILVLSLVVTVHELGHFLVARACGVAVERFSIGFGRAVFSRRDRAGVEWRVGWIPLGGYVMFAGDANAASVPDAEGLKAMKSEILAKGGPEALARHYHFKPVWQRALVTAAGPAANFLLAIALFAALFMTFGERTLAPRIGAVEPGSVAEAAGFQKGDRVVEAGGRSIGSFQDLIEVIQVRGGAPTDFVLERNGDTVRLTATPEWRRIESEPGAPRVGRLGLGPTGEVVRQAYGPLEAVAKGVDRTWRVLTTSVYAMGRMITGQMSAEQLNGPLGIAQMSGQIAKAGAEAAPDLGRKVLYAGANLVALAAVLSVGVGFMNLLPIPILDGGHLVFYAYEAVARRPLSASVQAFGYRVGLALVLALMLFATWNDLQRLQVFQFFGGLFS, translated from the coding sequence ATGGGCGTGATCACGGACTTTATCTGGCACCTCGCCCCCTTCATCCTTGTCCTGTCCCTCGTGGTGACGGTGCACGAGCTGGGGCACTTCCTGGTCGCAAGGGCCTGCGGCGTGGCGGTGGAGCGCTTCTCCATCGGCTTCGGTCGCGCCGTCTTTTCCCGCCGGGACCGGGCGGGCGTCGAGTGGCGTGTCGGCTGGATCCCCCTGGGCGGCTACGTCATGTTCGCGGGCGACGCCAATGCCGCCAGTGTCCCCGACGCCGAGGGCCTCAAGGCCATGAAGTCCGAGATCCTGGCCAAGGGCGGGCCGGAGGCCCTGGCCCGGCATTATCACTTCAAGCCGGTCTGGCAGCGGGCCCTGGTCACTGCCGCGGGACCAGCCGCCAACTTCCTCCTGGCCATCGCCCTTTTCGCCGCCCTCTTCATGACCTTCGGAGAGCGCACGCTCGCCCCCCGGATCGGCGCGGTCGAGCCGGGCAGCGTCGCCGAGGCGGCCGGCTTCCAGAAGGGCGATCGTGTGGTCGAGGCCGGAGGGCGCAGCATCGGCTCCTTCCAGGACCTTATCGAGGTGATCCAGGTGCGGGGCGGCGCCCCCACGGACTTCGTGCTCGAGCGGAACGGCGACACCGTGCGGCTGACGGCGACGCCGGAGTGGCGGCGCATCGAAAGCGAGCCCGGCGCCCCCCGCGTCGGCCGCCTGGGCCTGGGCCCGACCGGCGAGGTCGTACGCCAGGCCTATGGCCCCCTGGAGGCTGTCGCCAAGGGCGTCGACCGGACCTGGCGGGTCCTGACGACCAGCGTCTACGCCATGGGGCGCATGATCACCGGCCAGATGTCCGCCGAGCAGCTCAATGGTCCCCTGGGAATCGCCCAGATGTCGGGCCAGATCGCCAAGGCCGGGGCCGAGGCGGCGCCGGACCTGGGACGAAAGGTGCTCTACGCCGGCGCCAACCTGGTCGCCCTCGCCGCCGTCCTCTCCGTGGGCGTCGGCTTCATGAACCTGCTGCCCATCCCCATCCTCGACGGGGGGCATCTGGTGTTCTACGCCTACGAGGCGGTCGCCCGCCGGCCGCTGTCGGCCAGCGTCCAGGCCTTCGGATACCGGGTGGGCCTTGCGCTGGTGCTGGCTTTGATGTTGTTCGCCACCTGGAACGACCTGCAGCGGCTGCAGGTGTTCCAGTTCTTTGGCGGATTGTTCTCCTGA
- the rpsB gene encoding 30S ribosomal protein S2, whose amino-acid sequence MALPDFSMRQLLEAGAHFGHQTHRWNPKMDRYIFGSRSNIHIIDLSQSIPLLHQALVKVREVAAGGGRVLFVGTKRQASDPIAQAARRCAQYYVNHRWLGGTLTNWRTVSGSINRLRELEGVLEGGEGSRTKKELLQLTRERDKLELSLGGIKDMGGIPDLMFVIDTNKEAIAIQEARKLGIPVVAILDTNCDPDGITYPIPGNDDAARAIQLYCDLMADSILDGLAAGAAASGVDLGASVEPVEPVVAAEAPAEATAEA is encoded by the coding sequence ATGGCGCTTCCCGATTTCTCCATGCGTCAGCTGCTTGAGGCTGGCGCCCACTTCGGTCACCAGACGCATCGCTGGAACCCGAAGATGGACCGCTACATCTTTGGCAGCCGCTCGAACATCCACATCATCGACCTGTCGCAGTCGATCCCGCTCCTGCACCAGGCCCTGGTCAAGGTGCGTGAAGTCGCCGCCGGCGGCGGCCGCGTGCTGTTCGTCGGCACCAAGCGCCAGGCCTCCGACCCGATCGCCCAGGCCGCCCGTCGCTGCGCCCAGTACTACGTCAACCACCGCTGGCTCGGCGGCACCCTGACCAACTGGCGCACCGTGTCCGGCTCCATCAACCGCCTCCGCGAACTGGAAGGCGTGCTGGAAGGCGGCGAAGGCAGCCGCACCAAGAAGGAACTGCTCCAGCTGACCCGCGAGCGCGACAAGCTGGAACTGTCCCTCGGCGGCATCAAGGACATGGGCGGCATTCCCGACCTGATGTTCGTGATCGACACCAACAAGGAGGCCATCGCCATCCAGGAAGCCCGCAAGCTGGGCATCCCGGTGGTCGCCATCCTCGACACCAACTGCGATCCGGACGGCATCACCTACCCGATCCCGGGCAATGACGACGCCGCCCGCGCCATCCAGCTCTACTGCGACCTGATGGCCGACTCGATCCTCGACGGCCTGGCCGCCGGCGCCGCCGCCTCGGGCGTGGACCTCGGCGCCTCCGTGGAGCCTGTCGAGCCCGTCGTGGCCGCCGAGGCCCCGGCCGAAGCCACCGCTGAAGCCTGA
- the frr gene encoding ribosome recycling factor produces MPAEKPQLSRYRDRMDKAVSALKEEFASLRTGRASASLLDQIMVEAYGATTPLNQVAAVTVPEPRSISVSVWDRGVVVSVEKAIRSSDLGLNPVVEGQTLRIPIPPLTEERRRDLAKIAAKYAEQQKVAIRNVRRDANDDLKKAEKDSVISQDEQKRMESEVQKITDEAVKRVDEALKTKEQEIMQV; encoded by the coding sequence ATGCCTGCCGAAAAGCCTCAACTGTCCCGCTACCGTGACCGCATGGACAAGGCGGTCTCCGCCCTGAAGGAAGAGTTCGCCAGCCTGCGTACCGGCCGGGCTTCGGCCAGCCTGCTCGACCAGATCATGGTCGAGGCCTATGGCGCGACCACCCCTCTGAACCAGGTTGCGGCCGTCACCGTTCCCGAGCCGCGTTCGATCAGCGTCAGCGTCTGGGACCGTGGGGTCGTGGTCTCCGTCGAGAAGGCCATCCGGTCCTCCGACCTGGGCCTGAACCCGGTCGTCGAGGGCCAGACCCTGCGCATCCCGATCCCGCCGCTCACCGAAGAGCGCCGCCGCGACCTGGCCAAGATCGCCGCCAAGTACGCCGAGCAGCAGAAGGTCGCCATCCGCAACGTCCGACGCGACGCCAACGACGACCTGAAAAAGGCGGAGAAGGACTCGGTCATCAGCCAGGACGAGCAGAAGCGCATGGAGTCCGAGGTCCAGAAGATCACCGACGAGGCCGTGAAGAGGGTCGACGAAGCCTTGAAAACCAAGGAACAAGAGATCATGCAGGTCTAG
- a CDS encoding phosphatidate cytidylyltransferase, translating into MASAAVLLPAALAAVWFEMGPGQPAWPFLLMVVAAVSMLCVEWGGMTAPSAKARVSTAVCAAVLTAVFFAQRDNMFIAWGVLAVGGALAAVIARGVSERPGNAALGVIYIGAAAVCFIWLRSMPQGQWWIFMTFAIAWAADIAAYLVGNLVGGPKLWPRFSPNKTWSGFLGGLVAAALAAVCLTALPVFSLNPWAAALAGLCGGLAGMAGDLWESMLKRRFGVKDSGDLIPGHGGLLDRVDGLMFVVVILSVFRLVNHLGWGH; encoded by the coding sequence GTGGCTTCCGCCGCGGTGCTCCTGCCCGCCGCCCTCGCCGCTGTCTGGTTCGAGATGGGGCCCGGACAGCCCGCCTGGCCCTTCCTCCTGATGGTCGTGGCGGCGGTTTCCATGCTCTGCGTGGAGTGGGGCGGGATGACCGCCCCGTCCGCCAAGGCCCGAGTGTCTACGGCGGTCTGCGCGGCGGTCCTGACCGCCGTCTTCTTCGCCCAGAGGGACAACATGTTCATCGCCTGGGGCGTGCTGGCGGTCGGCGGCGCACTGGCGGCCGTCATCGCCCGCGGGGTCTCGGAGCGTCCCGGCAACGCCGCCCTGGGCGTGATCTACATCGGCGCCGCAGCGGTCTGCTTCATCTGGCTGCGGTCCATGCCCCAGGGCCAGTGGTGGATCTTCATGACCTTCGCCATCGCCTGGGCCGCTGATATCGCCGCCTACCTCGTGGGCAATCTGGTGGGCGGTCCCAAGCTCTGGCCGCGGTTCTCGCCAAACAAGACCTGGTCAGGCTTCCTCGGAGGGCTGGTCGCCGCCGCCCTTGCCGCGGTCTGCCTGACCGCCCTGCCTGTTTTCAGCCTGAATCCCTGGGCTGCGGCCCTGGCGGGGCTGTGCGGCGGCCTGGCCGGCATGGCCGGGGATCTTTGGGAGTCCATGCTCAAGCGCCGTTTCGGGGTGAAGGATTCCGGCGACCTGATTCCGGGCCATGGGGGCCTTCTGGACCGGGTGGACGGGCTGATGTTCGTCGTCGTCATCCTCTCCGTCTTCCGGCTGGTGAACCACCTGGGGTGGGGGCATTGA
- the bamA gene encoding outer membrane protein assembly factor BamA — protein MAQTMQIRRARSAALVSGLAILLAGGAVLAPRPAQAQAAGPQQGTVQRIIVSGNERIEQSTILSYLPIGVGDTVDPARIDLALKALFRTDLFSDVKVGLSGGDLTIQVVENPIINRVVFEGNSGLKEDKLRDEITVRPRGIFTRAKVQSDIQRIIELYRRSGRIAATVTPKIVELPQKRVDLIFEIDEGQKSGVLGINFLGNVEFSDNDLRDVVVTEESAWYRFFSSNANYDPDRLEYDKEQLRKHYRNRGFYDFRVISAIAELSPARNGFAVTYTLEEGPEYKFGKISVETELKKLDTAVLTQLVPIRSGDLYEDESIESATDALTFAAGAAGFAAVDVRPRYVADPKTRTVDVVFQVNEGPRVYVNRIDIVGNTQTLDPVIRRELNLVEGDAYNRALVDRSKGNLRALGFFKDVTIEETPTASPDRTDLLVKVEEQPTGELTFSAGYSSVDKLMIDLGITQRNFRGRGQDARARVSWGSYRKQLDFSFTEPRFLDRNLRAGVDLYYFVYDLSDYSSYKTSSLGTNVRIGFPLTGNAFMTMRYVLREDDVQVPDYYCDPTQQQVSQTLCDQRGRYTTSLLGYQVTLDHRNDPVRPTRGYFVSMAQDFAGLGGDVKYLRSELEGGWYYGFNKDFVLSLSGSAGYIAGWGDDVIRINDRFYKGGNSFRGFRVAGIGPRDTSFGRSDALGGEAFAIGSAELTIPTFIPQQYGIRASLFTDVGTLGLLDDSMKIGSDGQPIPGIYDDLSLRASAGLSVFWRSPMGPIRFDFSHILQREDYDRVETFRFSQTTKF, from the coding sequence ATGGCCCAGACCATGCAAATTCGACGCGCCCGCAGCGCCGCCCTCGTTTCCGGACTGGCGATCCTCCTGGCCGGGGGCGCAGTGCTGGCTCCCCGACCGGCCCAGGCCCAGGCCGCGGGACCCCAACAGGGAACGGTGCAGCGGATCATCGTGTCCGGGAATGAGCGTATCGAGCAGTCGACCATCTTGTCCTACCTGCCGATCGGCGTGGGCGACACGGTGGACCCGGCGCGTATCGACCTGGCGTTGAAGGCCCTTTTCCGGACAGATCTCTTCTCTGACGTGAAGGTCGGCCTTTCCGGCGGCGACCTGACCATCCAGGTGGTCGAGAACCCGATCATCAACCGGGTGGTCTTCGAGGGGAATTCAGGCCTCAAGGAAGATAAGCTGCGCGATGAGATCACGGTCCGGCCGCGCGGCATCTTCACCCGCGCCAAGGTCCAGTCGGACATCCAGCGAATCATCGAGCTCTATCGCCGCTCGGGCCGGATCGCCGCGACGGTGACGCCCAAGATCGTCGAGCTTCCCCAGAAGCGCGTAGACCTTATCTTCGAGATCGACGAGGGCCAGAAGAGCGGCGTCCTCGGGATCAACTTCCTCGGCAATGTCGAGTTCTCGGACAACGACCTGCGGGACGTGGTCGTGACCGAGGAGTCCGCCTGGTACCGGTTCTTCTCCAGCAACGCCAACTACGACCCCGACCGGCTGGAGTACGACAAGGAACAGCTGCGCAAGCATTACAGGAACCGCGGCTTCTACGATTTCCGGGTCATCTCCGCGATCGCCGAGCTGTCGCCCGCCCGCAACGGCTTCGCCGTGACCTACACCCTGGAGGAGGGCCCCGAGTACAAGTTCGGGAAGATCTCGGTGGAGACCGAGCTGAAGAAGCTCGACACCGCCGTCCTGACCCAGCTTGTGCCGATCCGCAGCGGCGACCTCTACGAGGACGAGAGCATCGAGTCGGCAACCGACGCCCTGACCTTCGCCGCCGGCGCGGCCGGTTTCGCCGCCGTCGATGTGCGGCCGCGCTATGTGGCCGACCCGAAAACCCGGACCGTCGACGTGGTCTTCCAGGTCAACGAGGGGCCGCGGGTCTACGTCAACCGGATCGACATCGTCGGAAACACACAGACCCTGGATCCCGTCATCCGCCGCGAGCTGAACCTCGTGGAGGGCGATGCCTACAACCGGGCCCTGGTCGACCGGTCCAAGGGCAACCTAAGGGCCCTGGGTTTCTTCAAGGACGTCACCATCGAGGAGACACCCACCGCCAGCCCCGACCGGACGGACCTGCTGGTCAAGGTCGAGGAGCAGCCCACGGGCGAGCTCACCTTCAGCGCCGGCTACTCGTCGGTGGACAAGCTGATGATCGATCTGGGCATTACCCAGAGGAACTTCCGGGGCCGGGGCCAGGACGCCCGGGCCCGGGTGTCTTGGGGCTCCTACCGCAAGCAGCTGGATTTCTCGTTCACCGAGCCCCGCTTCCTTGACCGGAACCTCCGCGCAGGCGTGGACCTGTACTACTTCGTCTACGACCTGTCGGACTACTCGTCCTACAAGACCAGCTCCCTGGGCACGAACGTCCGTATCGGCTTCCCGCTGACCGGCAACGCCTTCATGACCATGCGCTATGTCCTGCGCGAGGATGACGTCCAGGTTCCGGATTATTACTGCGATCCCACCCAACAGCAGGTCTCGCAGACCCTCTGTGACCAGCGGGGCCGCTACACGACATCGCTCCTGGGGTACCAGGTCACGTTGGATCACCGGAACGACCCGGTCCGTCCGACCCGGGGCTATTTCGTCAGCATGGCCCAGGACTTTGCGGGCCTGGGGGGCGACGTGAAGTACCTGCGCAGCGAGCTTGAGGGCGGCTGGTACTACGGCTTCAATAAGGACTTTGTCCTCAGCCTGTCCGGCAGCGCCGGCTACATCGCCGGCTGGGGCGACGACGTCATCCGGATCAACGACCGCTTCTACAAGGGCGGCAACAGCTTCCGCGGCTTCCGGGTGGCGGGTATCGGCCCCCGGGACACCAGCTTCGGCCGCTCGGACGCCCTGGGCGGCGAGGCCTTCGCCATCGGTTCGGCCGAACTCACCATCCCGACCTTCATTCCCCAGCAGTACGGGATCCGCGCCTCACTCTTCACCGATGTGGGTACACTCGGCCTGCTCGACGACTCGATGAAGATCGGGTCCGACGGCCAACCGATCCCGGGCATCTACGACGACCTGTCGCTCCGCGCCTCGGCCGGTCTGTCGGTGTTCTGGCGCTCACCCATGGGACCTATCCGCTTCGACTTCAGCCATATCCTCCAGCGCGAGGACTACGACCGGGTCGAGACCTTCCGTTTCTCGCAAACCACCAAGTTCTGA
- a CDS encoding OmpH family outer membrane protein codes for MKKTALLAATAAVLLASAPAQAQTPPAPPPVNHGPALAGVCILSLDGAIGSSTVGKYVQTRLQQISQQVQTELTSEQTAIQNEAKTLDAQKATMDPGAFEQKSASLQVRANAWQRKAQLRERELQATQQKALARVGQELEPVIRASYQQARCSLLLQRDSVILANPAMDITPSVITGLNAKITQFAFDRERLDQAAAAPAAAQPAKKP; via the coding sequence ATGAAAAAGACCGCTCTCCTCGCCGCCACCGCGGCCGTCCTCCTGGCATCTGCGCCGGCGCAGGCGCAGACCCCGCCGGCCCCGCCGCCGGTCAACCATGGTCCGGCCCTGGCCGGCGTCTGCATCCTGTCCCTCGACGGCGCCATCGGCTCCTCCACCGTCGGCAAGTACGTCCAGACGCGCCTCCAGCAGATCTCCCAGCAGGTCCAGACCGAGCTCACCTCCGAGCAGACCGCCATCCAGAACGAGGCCAAGACCCTCGACGCCCAGAAGGCCACGATGGACCCCGGCGCCTTCGAGCAGAAGAGCGCCAGCCTCCAGGTCCGCGCCAACGCCTGGCAGCGCAAGGCCCAGCTGCGTGAGCGCGAGCTGCAGGCCACCCAGCAGAAGGCCCTGGCCCGCGTCGGCCAGGAGCTGGAGCCGGTGATCCGCGCCTCCTACCAGCAGGCCAGGTGCAGCTTGCTGCTGCAGCGTGACTCCGTGATCCTGGCCAATCCGGCCATGGACATCACCCCATCTGTGATCACCGGCCTGAACGCCAAGATCACCCAGTTCGCCTTCGACCGTGAGCGCCTCGACCAGGCCGCCGCCGCTCCGGCCGCGGCCCAGCCCGCAAAGAAGCCCTGA
- the dxr gene encoding 1-deoxy-D-xylulose-5-phosphate reductoisomerase, protein MGALSPSRTVSILGSTGSVGVSTLDLLEAVGRPVRIRALTGGRNVALLAEQALKWRPEVVVIADPAGVSELQQRLAGSGVTVEAGEAAVVSAAALPADWVMSSIVGFAGLAPTLAAVDAGAIVALANKESLVCAGPALLRRARMSGGALIPVDSEHSAIFQALDPRHAASVARLVLTASGGPFRTWSAERMATATPEEAVAHPNWDMGRKISVDSATMMNKGLEMIEAAFLFGVEADRIDVVVHPESILHSLVEYADGSSLAQLGTPDMRTPIAVAFAWPDRLAWPAPRLDLGQLGRLTFEAPDPVRFPALDLARQALRAGGAAPGLLNAANEVAVEAFLDRRIGYLDIASIVSETLDKAGSKHLGDDMPDDSPDNAPDDILERAREVDRIGRRLAEGAVKARLARGAA, encoded by the coding sequence GTGGGGGCATTGAGTCCGTCGCGGACGGTCTCCATCCTGGGGTCGACGGGGTCGGTCGGGGTCTCCACCCTGGACCTGCTGGAAGCGGTCGGCCGCCCTGTCCGGATCAGGGCCCTGACCGGGGGACGGAATGTCGCCCTCCTGGCTGAGCAGGCCCTGAAGTGGCGGCCCGAGGTGGTCGTGATCGCCGACCCTGCGGGCGTTTCCGAACTGCAGCAGAGGCTCGCCGGCTCCGGCGTCACGGTCGAGGCGGGGGAAGCCGCCGTGGTTTCCGCCGCCGCCCTGCCGGCGGACTGGGTGATGTCCTCGATCGTCGGCTTCGCCGGCCTTGCCCCCACCCTGGCGGCGGTGGACGCCGGCGCCATCGTGGCCCTGGCCAACAAGGAGAGCCTGGTCTGTGCAGGTCCAGCCCTCCTGCGCCGGGCGCGGATGTCGGGCGGGGCCCTGATCCCCGTCGATTCAGAGCACTCCGCGATCTTCCAGGCCCTGGATCCTCGGCATGCGGCCAGCGTGGCGCGACTGGTCCTGACCGCCTCGGGCGGGCCCTTCCGCACCTGGAGCGCCGAGCGCATGGCGACCGCCACGCCGGAGGAAGCCGTCGCCCATCCCAACTGGGACATGGGCCGAAAGATCTCGGTCGACTCAGCGACGATGATGAACAAGGGCCTCGAGATGATCGAGGCGGCCTTCCTCTTTGGCGTCGAGGCCGACCGGATCGACGTGGTGGTGCACCCGGAATCCATCCTGCACAGCCTGGTCGAGTATGCCGATGGCTCCAGCCTGGCGCAGCTCGGGACGCCGGACATGCGCACGCCGATCGCAGTGGCCTTCGCCTGGCCGGACCGCCTGGCCTGGCCTGCGCCCCGCCTGGACCTCGGCCAGCTCGGAAGACTGACCTTCGAGGCGCCGGACCCCGTTCGCTTCCCGGCCCTGGACCTGGCCCGGCAGGCCCTGCGCGCGGGGGGAGCGGCGCCGGGCCTTCTCAACGCCGCCAATGAGGTCGCAGTCGAGGCCTTTCTTGACCGGCGGATCGGCTATCTCGATATTGCCTCAATCGTGTCGGAAACCCTCGATAAAGCAGGCTCGAAGCACCTGGGAGACGACATGCCGGACGACAGCCCAGACAACGCGCCCGACGACATTCTTGAGCGGGCGCGCGAGGTTGACCGCATCGGTCGCCGACTGGCCGAAGGCGCCGTGAAGGCGCGCCTTGCCCGGGGAGCTGCCTGA
- the tsf gene encoding translation elongation factor Ts → MAEITAALVKELREKSGAGMMDCKKALQENEGDVDLAIDWLRTKGLSKAAKKSDRAAAEGLVGAAVRKDGAGMTGVVVELNAETDFVARNELFQKAAKEIAGIALDQDGVEAISAAKTAGGESVSDMVTNLIATIGENMNLRRAHRFSVPEGAVAAYVHSAIVPDLGKIGVLVAVEGKGDQAKLAEMGRKIAMHVAATNPLSLSTDDLDPAAVEREKAIFTEQALASGKPAGVVEKMVEGRIRKFFEEVVLLKQAFVMNPDQTIEQLVAEVAKETGSPVSVNGFVRFALGEGVEKKVDDFAAEVASMTGQG, encoded by the coding sequence ATGGCGGAGATCACTGCTGCCCTGGTGAAGGAACTGCGCGAGAAGTCTGGCGCGGGCATGATGGACTGCAAGAAGGCCCTGCAGGAGAACGAAGGCGACGTCGATCTCGCCATCGATTGGCTGCGGACCAAGGGCCTGTCCAAGGCCGCCAAGAAGTCTGACCGTGCGGCCGCCGAAGGCCTGGTCGGCGCCGCCGTCCGCAAGGATGGCGCGGGCATGACCGGCGTCGTGGTCGAGCTGAACGCCGAGACCGACTTCGTCGCCCGGAACGAGCTGTTCCAGAAGGCGGCCAAGGAGATCGCCGGCATCGCCCTGGACCAGGATGGCGTCGAGGCCATTTCCGCGGCCAAGACCGCCGGGGGTGAGAGCGTCTCCGACATGGTGACCAACCTCATCGCCACCATCGGCGAGAACATGAACCTGCGCCGGGCTCACCGCTTCTCCGTCCCGGAAGGCGCCGTCGCGGCCTACGTGCACTCGGCCATTGTCCCGGACCTGGGCAAGATCGGCGTGCTCGTCGCGGTTGAGGGCAAGGGCGACCAGGCCAAGCTGGCCGAGATGGGTCGCAAGATCGCCATGCACGTGGCGGCCACCAACCCCCTGTCCCTGTCCACCGACGACCTCGATCCCGCGGCCGTCGAGCGCGAGAAGGCCATCTTCACCGAGCAGGCCCTCGCCTCCGGCAAGCCGGCTGGCGTCGTCGAGAAGATGGTCGAGGGCCGGATCCGCAAGTTCTTCGAGGAAGTGGTCCTACTGAAGCAGGCCTTCGTCATGAACCCGGACCAGACCATCGAGCAGCTGGTGGCCGAAGTGGCCAAGGAAACCGGTTCGCCCGTTTCGGTGAATGGCTTTGTCCGCTTCGCCCTGGGCGAGGGCGTCGAAAAGAAGGTGGACGATTTCGCCGCCGAAGTCGCCTCCATGACCGGCCAGGGCTGA
- the pyrH gene encoding UMP kinase — protein MTAPKPRYRKILLKMSGEVLMGDSLFGIDTATLDRVAADIKEVVDAGVELCLVVGGGNIFRGVSLAGRGMERASADYMGMLATVMNALALQGALEKAGVDTRVQSAIPMDAVCEPYIRRRALRHLEKGRVVIFAAGLGAPFFTTDTPAALRSAEMGCDALFKGTSVDGVYTADPKKDASARRYETLSYHDVLAQDLKVMDASAIALMRDNQIPIVVFSIREPGNFMKVLTGQGVFTTIN, from the coding sequence ATGACCGCGCCCAAGCCCCGCTACCGGAAGATCCTGCTGAAGATGTCCGGCGAGGTGCTGATGGGGGACTCCCTCTTCGGCATCGACACCGCGACCCTCGACCGGGTCGCCGCCGACATCAAGGAAGTGGTCGATGCGGGCGTCGAGCTCTGCCTCGTTGTGGGCGGCGGCAACATCTTTCGCGGTGTCTCCCTGGCGGGGCGTGGGATGGAGCGGGCCAGCGCCGACTACATGGGCATGCTCGCCACGGTCATGAACGCCCTTGCCCTCCAGGGCGCCCTGGAGAAGGCCGGAGTCGACACCCGCGTCCAGTCGGCCATCCCGATGGATGCGGTTTGCGAGCCCTACATTCGCAGGCGCGCCCTGCGTCACCTTGAGAAGGGCCGGGTGGTGATCTTCGCCGCGGGCCTCGGGGCGCCCTTCTTCACCACCGACACGCCGGCCGCCTTGCGCTCGGCCGAAATGGGCTGTGACGCCCTGTTCAAGGGCACCAGTGTCGATGGCGTCTACACCGCCGACCCCAAGAAGGACGCCTCGGCCCGCCGTTACGAGACGCTCAGCTATCACGACGTGCTGGCCCAGGACCTCAAGGTCATGGACGCCTCGGCCATCGCCCTGATGCGCGACAACCAGATCCCGATCGTGGTCTTCTCGATCCGCGAGCCGGGCAACTTCATGAAAGTCCTCACCGGCCAGGGTGTCTTCACCACCATTAACTGA
- the uppS gene encoding polyprenyl diphosphate synthase, protein MAARSRTSRDRSAPAPDSAAGDASLHVALVMDGNGRWAQKRGLPRTLGHRAGVEALRRTVTAAPKLGVRWLTVFGFSTENWSRPAAEVQELMALPKRYFDSDLKRLEREGVRVRALGRREGLSPDLVALLEEAERRTADNDRFFLQIAFNYGGQADIADAARRLAEAVAEGRLDPASIDETAFAGALSTAGLPPLDLIVRPSGEQRLSNFLLWEAAYAELVFQDILWPDYDEASLAAAITAFRARDRRFGGAVSDDVLVAG, encoded by the coding sequence ATGGCCGCGAGGTCCAGGACATCCCGCGATCGATCCGCACCGGCGCCCGATAGCGCCGCCGGGGATGCGTCTCTGCATGTCGCCCTGGTCATGGACGGCAATGGCCGCTGGGCCCAGAAGCGGGGCCTTCCGCGGACCCTCGGTCACCGGGCCGGGGTCGAGGCCCTGAGGCGAACGGTCACCGCTGCGCCGAAGCTGGGGGTGCGCTGGCTCACCGTCTTCGGCTTCTCTACCGAGAACTGGAGCCGACCCGCCGCCGAGGTCCAGGAACTGATGGCCCTGCCCAAGCGCTATTTCGATTCCGACCTCAAGCGGCTCGAGCGGGAAGGGGTGCGCGTGCGCGCCCTCGGTCGACGGGAAGGCCTGTCCCCGGACCTCGTCGCCCTCCTGGAGGAGGCTGAGCGCCGGACCGCCGACAATGACCGCTTCTTCCTGCAGATCGCCTTCAACTATGGCGGGCAGGCGGACATCGCCGACGCGGCGCGGCGACTGGCGGAAGCCGTCGCCGAGGGGAGGTTGGACCCGGCGTCAATCGACGAGACAGCCTTCGCCGGCGCGCTCTCGACCGCCGGTCTTCCTCCTCTGGACCTGATCGTCCGGCCGTCGGGCGAGCAGCGCCTTTCCAACTTCCTCCTTTGGGAAGCGGCCTACGCCGAACTCGTGTTCCAGGACATTCTCTGGCCCGATTATGACGAGGCCAGCCTTGCCGCCGCCATCACCGCCTTCCGGGCGCGTGACCGCCGCTTCGGGGGAGCCGTCTCCGATGACGTCCTTGTCGCCGGCTAG